A window from Callithrix jacchus isolate 240 chromosome 17, calJac240_pri, whole genome shotgun sequence encodes these proteins:
- the TRIM59 gene encoding tripartite motif-containing protein 59, which yields MHNFEEELTCPICYSIFEDPRVLPCSHTFCRNCLENVLQASGNFYIWRPLRIPLKCPNCRSIIEIAPTGIESLPVNFALRAIIEKYQQEDHPDIVTCPEHYRQPLNVYCLLDKKLVCGHCLTIGEHHGHPIDDLQSAYLKEKDTPQKLLEQLTDTHWTDLTNLIEKLEEQKSHSEKMVQGEKEFVLQYFKELNDTLEQKKDNFLTALYDVSNLINQVYTPQIERMKEVREQQLELMTLTTSLQEESPLNFLEKVDDVRQRVQILKQRPLPEVLPLEIYPRVSEVLKEEWNRTEIGQINKVLIPKMNISPKRMPCSWPDKDEKGIEFLKILNVVIVTLISVILMLILFFNQHIITFLNEITLVWFSEASLSIYQSLSNSLHDVKNILYHIFYLLKEFMWKIVSH from the coding sequence ATGCACAATTTTGAGGAAGAGTTAACTTGTCCCATATGTTACAGTATTTTTGAAGATCCTCGTGTACTGCCATGCTCCCATACATTTTGTAGAAATTGTTTGGAAAATGTTCTTCAGGCATCTGGTAACTTTTATATATGGAGACCTTTACGAATTCCACTCAAGTGCCCTAATTGCAGAAGTATTATTGAAATTGCTCCAACTGGCATTGAATCTTTACCTGTTAATTTTGCTTTAAGGGCTATTATTGAAAAGTACCAGCAAGAAGACCATCCAGATATTGTCACCTGCCCTGAACATTACAGGCAACCATTAAATGTTTACTGTCTACTAGACAAAAAATTAGTTTGTGGTCATTGCCTTACCATAGGTGAACATCATGGTCATCCTATAGATGACCTTCAAAGTGCCTATTTGAAAGAAAAGGACACACCTCAGAAACTGCTTGAACAGTTGACTGACACACACTGGACAGATCTTACAAATCTTATTGAAAAGCTGGAAGAACAAAAATCTCATTCTGAGAAAATGGTCCAAGGTGAAAAGGAATTTGTTCTCCAGTATTTTAAGGAGCTTAATGATACATTAGAACAGAAAAAAGACAATTTCCTAACAGCTCTCTATGATGTTAGCAATCTGATTAATCAAGTATATACTCCACAaattgaaagaatgaaagaagtaaGAGAGCAGCAGCTTGAATTAATGACACTGACAACATCTTTACAAGAAGAGTCTCCACTTAATTTTCTTGAAAAAGTTGATGATGTACGCCAGCGTGTACAGATCTTGAAACAAAGACCACTTCCTGAGGTTCTACCTCTTGAAATTTATCCTCGAGTAAGCGAAGTATTGAAAgaagaatggaacagaacagaaattgGACAAATTAATAAAGTTCTCATTCCCAAAATGAATATTTCTCCAAAAAGGATGCCATGTTCCTGGCCTGATAAGGATGAAAAgggaattgaatttttaaaaattttaaacgtTGTTATAGTTACATTAATTTCAGTGATACTGATGTTGATACTCTTTTTCAACCAACACATCATaacctttttaaatgaaattactttAGTATGGTTTTCTGAAGCCTCGCTATCTATTTACCAAAGTTTATCTAACAGTCTGCATGATGTAAAGAATATACTGTatcacattttctatttattgaagGAATTCATGTGGAAAATAGTCTCCCATTGA